The Parambassis ranga chromosome 4, fParRan2.1, whole genome shotgun sequence genome includes the window GCTGTGCTTAGCATCATAAAAAGAAGTTAGCCTGGACATGCTACCACTAGCTATTCACTCAGCTGGCAGCTATGTAAAGCATTGTAAAAACAACTAGGCTAATGCTGCTAATGTTAGCGACACCGTGCTGTCAGGTTGAGCTGCTGAGACTCGGACCGTGTCCACCCAGGTGAAAGGTGGCTCAGGGTTCAGTTTGGAGGGTTTGGCTGATGCTTTTCTGAGGTTAGTGTGTAATCCATTGGATCAACTGAACCATGTGACCCAAACAGGTTGAGAAACTCTGTCAATGTTCAACATGGGTCCTGAGTCCAGGCTGCACGAGAGCCTGAGGAACAAAAAGGGAACAATGTGTCTGCTgcatgttagcttagcatgttaGCTCGTCCGTGTTAAAGCACtggttagctgttagctgttataAATATGGAGAACACTGCTCTGGTATCAGGGTCAGAGGGACCGTCTGGGGGTCCACAGCAGAGTCTTCTAACTTTTGTCAGAAGGCCTCTGCAGAGCCTGGGACACCCGGGCAGAGCCTGGGACACCCGGGCAGAGCCAGGAAGAGAGCTGCTGAACCTTTGTGCAGACGGGATGGATCAGAGGAACGCCCTGAAAGTTCCTGCTTGTTTTTGTATCTTCCAGCTAGCAGCAGAGCGGCTCACTGCTTTCAGAGATAATGCAGGTTTAgatttttggtgttttgttaGAATTTCACATCCAGCCCTGGAAACATGAAGCAGTGAgcctcagctgctggagcagcacTCACACCGAGTGCTGTTCGCTCCGACCCAGTGCCGCAGAGTCCCCGTCCTCCTGTCCCTCATTATCTGGCACTAATGAGTTGTTatgaaatattaatacacaCCGAGTGTTACGTGTTGATGTCTCTCAGGGCTTGGTGGGCATGGAGACCACCGGTTGCCCCGGTAACAAATACAGTGTCTTCCACGTGCTTGTTGTCATGGAGAGGGAAGGCAGAGGAGAAGTGGACTCTTCCCGCCCTCTGTCTCCTGATCAGGCGATGATGTCACATCTATATTTATAATCCATTTTCCAGATTACAGTTGCACAGAGGAGGCGTCTGAACCCGTGCTTGTCGGTGTGGGTGGCTGCAGGATGGAGCTCAGGAGCTCCAGCAGCCCTCAGATGTAGCTGCTTCAGAGTGGACTGAGCAGCGTTAGCTTAGCTCTTAGCTGATGCATGGACCGTCCTGCTGCTGAGACGTGACCGCAGCCGAACAGCAGCACATCAGTGATGCTAGCTGTTAGCACCGCTTTGCTAACTCTATGCTACACCTTAGTTAGCAGTTTAGCAGCTGTCAGGCTCGCTGAGGGAgagctctgattggttcagaacCTTTTACATATCAGACATGGGTTGGtgataaatgtaatttattttttgatCTGAAATGAACATGTTGAGTCAGGAAGCAGCTTCGTTTTATTAACGATGTTCTCTGAATGATTAACAAGGAAATGATGTCACATGATGTGGGAACACAGAACTGAATGGAGCTTTCTCAGTACAGGTGGATTCATGATTAGAACCTCAGAATAAAATTGATTCAAAGCTGCTCTGTCATCATTTGTTAGAGGAACCTGCCAGGCGCTGGCTTCCTTTCACCTGCAGggggtgctgctgctcacaggcAGCACGGATTGACGTGTCAGCGCCCTCTGGAGGTCAAACTGTTCCAGTGTTCTTCAGGAACCTCTGAAGTGAACCAGTGAACTGTCGCACAGTTCTCACCAGCCGACAGCCCGACGACCTTAGTGAAGTGTTAGGATCCAAACTGCAGCTGATGACCAACAATAAATCACCCCTGAACTCCTCACAGCAGAAGCTCCGCCCGCCTGGGACGAGcggcacagacagacaaacataaaGGGCCCACGGCCAATAGGATCCCTGCTGGATGGTCACATGGCAGTGGCTCTGTCCTCAGCGGTGTCAGCCGCCAGGTTGCTGTAGGCGCtcatgttgtctttgctcctgatggacacaaacattcacactgTTCAAAGCGGAGGACAACTGGAGACAGCAGGGGACAGAGGACGACAGGAGACGGCAGAGGACAACTGGAGACAGCAGGGGACAGAGGACGACAGGAGACGGCAGAGGACAACTGGAGACAGCAGGGGACAGAGGACGACAGGAGACGGCAGAGGACGACTGGAGACAGCAGGGGACAGAGGATGACTGGAGACAGCAGGGGACAGAGGACAACTGGAGACAGCAGGGGACAGAGGACAACAGGTGACAGGACAACGGGACAGATGTCTCACCAGAGCACGTCCACGCTCGTCTCGTAGGTGTTGCTCATGTCTCTCGCGGACTCTTTACTGTTCTTCCTCCTGCACACAGGTGGAGAAAAGATGACACCACTGTTTGAAAGAAGCATCAGGACTCCACcctcaggaggaggaagaggaggaggagatgctcTGGTACCTGATGGGGTCCAGATCCATCTGGTTGGTGGTGCTCACGGCGACCTCcacgctgctcctcctcctgcacacatcAGCCAATGATGACACCTGCTGTCCTTCCTTTCTTTGATCCGTGGCagcatgtctgtctctgtcctctgtctcctaacctgcagtctgtctctgtctcctgacCTGcggtctgtctctgtcctctgtctcctgacctgcggtctgtctctgtcctctgtctcctgacctgtggtctgtctctgtctcctgacctgcagtctgtctctgtctcctgacCTACAGTCTGTTCTCTGTCTCCTGACCTCTGTctcctgacctgcagtctgtcctctgtctcctgacctctgtctcctgacctgcagtctgtctctgtctcctgacCAGCAGTCTGTTTCTGACCTCTGTCTCCTGACCAGCAGtttgtcctctgtctcctgacctgcagtctgtctctgtcctctgtctcctgaCCTACAGTCTGTCCCCTGTctcctgacctgcagtctgtctctgtctcctgacctgcagtctgtctctgacctctgtctcctgacctgcagtctgtctctgacctctgtctcctgacctgcagtctgtctctgtcctctgtctcctgacctgcagtctgtctcctgacctgcagtctgtctcctgacctgcagtctgtctctgacctctgtctcctgacctgcagtctgtctctgtcctctgtctcctgacctgcagtctgtctcctgacctgcagtctgtctcctgacctgcagtctgtctctgtcctctgtctcctgacctgcggtctgtctctgtctcctgacCTGCGGTCTGTCCTCTGCCTACCGTCTGTTGTCCGTCTCACTAGTATCATTTGATATGATTTATGGACAGCAACGTACGCTCTGCCTGCGTCTCTGCTGCCGTCACATAAACTCACCTGCTGGACTGCTCGCACCACGCCTTCTTCACCAGGAAGCTCACAAAggcgaggaagaggaagccGGAGACGGCGATGAGGCCGGTCAGCCACTGAGGCAGCAGCCGCTCGCTGGTCTgaggcagagctgcacacacagaggtcagaggtcactcaGTCAGCTGATCATTTTGAAGACAGTGTCCTTAATGATTGATTACATGTGTTGAACCTGGTTACTGTAGTCAGCCAGGCGCTGAGTTCAACATTAACTCCTCCTGTGTCAATGATCATTTTCTCAGAGCTGCTCTTCATGTTACTGTGACATGTTCTGTGCAGTCTGATCTTTATAAAACATAAAGCTGCAGGCAGGTGGAACGGCGCCTCACCTGTAACCACGGTAACACAATAAGAGCTGATTCCTGCAGCAAGCAGCAGATTCTGTCAGAACCTGTTTCTGACTCCAGAAGCTTCAGGACACTTTTCATGTTTACATCATTATTACTTTATGAACAGAGATAACAGGTTCATCAGAACTGCTCCGTGCTGTCTTTGGTTTACAGAACAGAGCTCGTACCTGACTGCGCCATCACCACGCCAACCGCcagcagcaaacaggaagtcagtgcAGACAGATTCTCCATCGCCGagtctgacagaaacacagctgcaaagTAAACtccagacacactgagagagagtgGAGCGGacgagtgtgtgtgacagcaggtcAGTGTTGGAGGTGTGAGTGAGAGGATCAGCACGTCCGCTCTGTTAATGTTTAACGTTTTATTGTTTCTGCTGTCGGCTCCGCCTGCAGCTCTGGGTGTTTGTCTCAGACTGTCTTCAATAAATCTGTCAGTCACCACCAGCTAACTGACTTCGACCAATCAGATCAGAGAGGAAACACGATCAGCAGCTCTCGCTCTTTACACCAGAAGCGAAAGCCGCTGTGAACCAGCTCCAGTCAATGGGAGTATTTACACCGGACACGTAGCAGCTCCACGCTGCTCCACAGATGCACCGGTTCTATAGGAAGCTTCAGTTTGACCCAAACTCAATGAGCGGACAGGAAGCCAGGCACCACAGGGTTTctggtagattttcaaaataaaacgctgtgaGACTGAAcaagcagcagagaaacagccgCAGCATGTAGGAGGACAGATTCATCAGACCAGGGAAACAGCTTTTATatgatgtcacattttattGAGACCacatcagagaggaggaggcagagaagcagcagctgttctcagggtgaaggtgaggagctgctctgatggaggaagcagaggcttcacttcctgctctgtgacCCGGCCTGGTACATGCAGAGGTCAGATTACTGCTGTGAATCCTGCACACACTACACTTCAGAGGACTTTCAACAGCTCACACTAATAAACCTGTGTttccataaataaaacatatagaTGATCAATAAATATTCTTCCTGTTGTGCAGGATCTCTGGGCCTTCTGAGGGCCAGGAGCCCAGGTTTGTCCCCCACTACAGCATGACACAGGTGGGGGAGGGCTTGGCTCTAAGCATGCTCATGAGGTTGAACTGGCCAGGGCTGAAGTCTTGAGGGTCGGAGGCGGAGCTGTGCTGTCCATCCCGGTTCTTCTCCCTGGAGGTCACGCGGTACTGCGCCTTTACGTTCCTCAGAGGGTTGTAGTCCGGACTGACGTGGTCCGGGCAGCGGAACTGTGCCTTGATGACATAGCCCTGCTGAGACAGCGCCACGAAGCCGCTCCCGGAGGTCACCATCCGGACGACGGGCGAGTAAACGTACTGAACGTAGAGCAGGTTCCCTGAcaggaagacacagagagaacgGACAAACTGTTCATGCTTCTCGGGTAGCATGCTCCTAGACAGAAAGCGATGTTCATACCTGATGGCACGTCCCAGACTTTGACAGTCCTGTCCTGAGATCCTGTGAAGACGAACTGGTCACTTTCTGAGAACGCAGCCGAGAGAACGCCCTCGAAGAAGAAACCCTGAGCGTGAGGAAAGAGTCAGAGTGAGGACCTGAGCAGACCGGAGCAGCGCCTTCTACATACAGCACAGCGGGACCTTGTACTCCATGGTGTGGTCCAGGCTCAGCGGGTCCAGGGCCCACAGCCGCTGCACGGCGTCCTCGGAGCCCACCAGAGCGTGCGTCCCTGAGTTACTGGCTGTCACACAGGTCACTCTGCTGCGGTGAGGCTCCAGGTCAGAGCTGCCGCCCCCCCTGAAGTCGTGCAGCTTCACCTCGCCGCAGCTGGTCCCatacagcagccagcagtcctTCACCAGGGCCATGGAGGACAGCGGCGCGTGCAAGAGGGACAACGAGAATCTCTCCAGGGGCCCGTCCACCATGGGAAAGCTGTCCCTGGAGGTGATCtcgtacagacacacagagtcctcGTAGGCCACTGCCAGGTGCTTCTCCTGCGAGCTGACGGCCAGGCACAGCACCCTGCACAGGCTCTCAGGAGGCGGGATGCAGAGCGTCTCCAGCGGCAGCGCTAATGGGTAAATGAGGACGGTCCCGCTGGTCAAACCACAGAGCAGCAAACGCTTGCGCTGAGACACTTCCAGACAGCTGACCTCCGCCGAGACGTCCAGGCGCTCTGAGGGAAAGCCTGCAGACGAGGCTGCCGTTAGCCAGTGGCAGCTTTAGCTTTCACCGCCTCATCATTACTCAGCTCTGCTCTGTTACAGTTAACATCCACAGAGGGACAATTTGGAATTCTAAATTTACCAAATGCAACATCACCAGTAGATGGCGCTACACCCCACACCCCGGGCCTTCAGGCCGACAGCAGGTCTGgtgtcctccacacacacagtggaggacaccagtgtgtgtgtgtgtctgcaggcagagtgtgtgtgtgtgtgtctgcaggcagagtgtgtgtgtgtctgcaggcagagtgtgtgtgtgtgtctgcaggcagagtgtgtgtgtgtctgcagggagagtgtgtgtgtgtgtctgcaggcagagtgtgtgtgtgtgtgtctgcaggcagagtgtgtgtgtgtctgcagggagtgtgtgtgtgtgtgtctgcaggcagagtgtgtgtgtgtgtgtgtctgcagggagagtgtgtgtgtgtgtgtctgcagggagagtgtgtgtgtgtgtctgcaggcagtgtgtgtgtgtgtgtctgcaggcagtgtgtgtgtgtgtgtgtctgcaggcagagtgtgtgtgtgtgtgtctgcagggagagtgtgtgtgtgtgtgtctgcagggagagtgtgtgtgtgtgtgtctgcaggcagagtgtgtgtgtgtctgcaggcagagtgtgtgtgtgtctgcaggcagagtgtgtgtgtgtctgcaggcagagtgtgtgtgtgtctgcaggcagagtgtgtgtgtgtgtctgcaggcagagtgtgtgtgtgtctgcaggcagagtgtgtgtgtgtgtgtgtgtgtgtgtctgcagggagagtgtgtgtgtgtctgcaggcagtgtgtgtgtgtgtgtgtctgcaggcagagtgtgtgtatgtgtgtgtgtgtgtctgcagggagagtgtgtgtgtgtctgcaggcagagtgtgtttagaatcactcaggtgttcagacagagatcagctgcaggaagctgcaggtcagacagagactctgagtgttggtcatgtgactgctgctcacagtgactccatcatggcgtcctgctgagggggacaggacTTTATGTTTGTGCTGGACTGACCTGTGAGACTGTTCCAGCTGGTGACTTCTGTCTGACTCTGATGGCGCACGAAGAAAACCCAGTCATGATCTTTGGTGAGAGCAACGTGGGCGGAGCCAGCCGGGATGTGGGAGATGGGTCTGTGTTGAGTGTCGTATTTCAGGTTCCACATGTGGATGGAGGACGTAGCAGTCGAGGCAGAGATCAGGAAGCTGTCGTATAGAAGCATGGCGCCAACGGGAGCGTCGGAACCACACAAAGTGTCCAACAAGGCGCCCGTCGTCACCGACCAGATCTGAGcacaggaaacacagagaggacactTCCTCTTTCCTTTTCACAATAAAGCTGCAAAGATGTTAAAATATCAGTTTTCATGCAGTTCGTTGATGctacagcagcttcacagctgcCTGGATGCTTTCTGTTGTTTcaggcttttactttgaaacagCACCGAATATTCTGAATCTGATCTGTTCTTCAGGAACACACTCTAATGCTAATGGGACTCTAATTCAGCCTCCaagcagttagcttagcatttcTTAGCACGTGGTTAGCAGTGTGTGGGTGTTCCTGCTCGGGGTCTCACTCGTATGAGCTGGTCAGCAGCTCCGGAGGCCAGCAGCCGGCCGTCTGAGGACACGCAGGCAGACAGGACGGTGTCATCGTGATGGAGGTCCAGGAATCTGTCCACGGTGTTTCTGAGGACGTTGAAGAGGCTGACGGTCTCCTCGGTGCCTGCACAGGACACGGGTCAGAGGTTTACATCACAGAACAGGCTGGCTTCCTGTCGTGGGTCTACAGTCGTACCTGCCAGCAGGATTTTTTCATCCTCAGTGACCGACAGGAAAGACGGAAGCAGAGGAAACCCgactgctgtgtgtttacctgaACTGGAGATctgcagacaggaggagacagtaACTGGATTAACAAACGCAGCATCATATCTTtagatgtttttatattaaacatgaagctgcagctccacctgaTGGAGGAATCCCTGTTTGGACACCACCAACACTTTCCCATGTTTCTGCAGCGTCACAGAGATCACAGGAATCAGACGCCTCACCGAGCTGTCCTGAGACGTCACCGTCTGCACGCCCTGAACAGGATGAGAGACTCTGAGGAGGCCAGAGTCCGTCAGAGAGACCACAGACTCACCCAGAACCCCCAGGACCTGCgaggcctcgtcctcgctgctGCTGAGGCGGAGCTCCGCTCCGTCCAGCTGCCAcaccttcagctgcagcaacaggAAGAACATCTTTACCCAGACCGACCAGGAAGTCACAGGTCAACTGATAAACAGACACGTGTGGAAGGCGGGACATCAGCAGGCGCACCTGTGTCTGGCTGTAGACAAAGAGCAGCTGCTCAGACAGGTGGAGGTGCACTGACGAAGGGGTGGAGTCCGCAGGCACCGCCTCCTCTatgcagagcagctgctggCCATTCATCAGGCTCCACCTCCTCAGAGAGCCGTCGGCAGCCAGTGAGAGGCAGTgggctgagctgtcaatcaCTTTGACAGACAGGATGGCAGCTGCACGAGGCATAAATGACATCATTATGATGATGGCGGCGATGGTTATTATCGGTGGAGATATTGGTTCCAAACCCCGCccactctgacctgtgtggCCCAGCAGGGTGTGGATGAGCTGTCTGTCAGTGAGGCTCCACACAGCCACCGCGCCGTTATCTGAACCGGCAACCAGGAGTTTCACCACCCTGCTGATGTCCACACAGGTGACGCCTGAGAACACGAGCACAGGTGACAAGAACCATTCGATCAATCAACCATTCAATCAATACATAATCAATCCCTCAGTCCCACCTCCCTGCGgagccatcagtgtgtgttgcagcGCCCCCCCTGGTGGCCGAAGGAAGCTGCTCTTAGGGATGAGGATGGGCTCTGTGCACTCCTCCTGTAACCACTCCTCACACTGGCTGCACagccggccaatcacagcaGGGAAGGCAGCGGCCAGAGAGAAGAGGCGGGCCAGCAGCTCCGTGTAGAACAGAGACACGTCTGCGTGAGAAGGACAGCGGTCATTCTGTGAAGCTCTGAGCACGTGGCCGTGATGCTGCTCACTGACCCATGTGACCATCCAGGAAGTCCAGGGTCGGTTTCATCAGGATCAGAGCATCGCGGATCAGTCCCGTCTCGGTACAGTCCATGTATCGGGTGCACTGGTCCAAGTCCTGGATCACGCTGGACACTCCGCACACTCTGCTCTTACAGTACAGCCACTCAGCActgcctgcaaacacacagcagacgtCACCCCCCCCTGCAGAGGACGCTTCTGACAGGAGAGCGGCGGCGGCGAGCAGTATGGAAACTTTCATCTTACCGATCACTTCCTGCTGTAGCTCCTCCCACAGGCCAGCATGCAGCAGGTGATAGGGCAGTTCATGGAGCTTCCTGATATTAGCCAATCCTGGAGCGAACCACAGGGGCTGGGGCGGGACCTTCGACAGCAGAGGACCAATCAAAACCACATGCATACAGGACTGACCCCTCATCTCTACTGAAGCCTGACTGATGgacagatgacatcacagactgaGTAACTACTGAGGGTCTGAGCTTCTGATAATGATCCACTATCCTGATGGAAAACATCACTGATGCTCAGCTGTACCTTCCTGTCGGACAGCAGCAGCGTCAGACCCGGCAGAGATCCCGGCTTCAGTCTACCTGACCACCGACCCAGGAAGTATTCTGCCAGTATCCTGAAGCTCCGCCCCCGTCGCTGTGATGTCAGATAGCGAGCTGAGACCGCCTCATACAGACGCCTGAAAAGAAACATCCCAGGATTCCACTGTTACGCCTCAGATGGACAATATCAGAGGAACAACAGCTCTGACTGTACCAGGGCAACAGCTCTGACTAACAGGCTGTTGCCCAGGGCAACGGGCTGTTGCCCAGGGCAACGGGCTGTTACCAGGGCAACGGGCTGTTCTTTAGAAATATCTCAATGCCACAACTGCCCAACAAGAAATCAAAGACTCATCTTGTCATAACATGGCGGCTTCGCTGTCATAAGGATTGTTACAGCAAATCTTTCTGACATCTATATAACGCCTCTCTGTGCATAGATGACACTGACCGATTGTTGTAACTGACAGACTTTGCTAGGTTAGCTTTTCAACGTTTGATttaatatgtaatatatatttacatttgatCGACTCATTTCCTGTCTAGATCAGATTATTTTTCCTCATTGATTCtttgtcatttgtttgtgttttgttttgtttaccggTTGTTGAAGGCAATGGCCGTGACGCCACTGGTCCATCGCTCCTCCAGCtggtcgtccaggtcccttctGAGCCGAgaccagaggagaggaggcaacCGGATCAATGAGGGGGTCGGAGGGAGGAAGTACCGGTACACCTCACTAACGATGTCATCGTCCAGGGACATGACATCACGAAGCTCCGCCTCTAGCAGGCCTTCCCTGTGGAGTCACAGTGATCAGTTGAGGATTGAGGATGGTTCAGACAAACATCAATATTTTCACAGACAGGCAGCTCATGTGATTTTTAGattcattaatgttttattttggtcGTCGCCATTTAACCACCACCTCACCTTGCCAAAGCGATGTATCCCAAGGCCCCGCCCACCAGCTCCTTCCCATGTTTCTCCTCCAGCATCATGAATAGCTGTGACATCATTTCCTGTGCGGTGGCACCCAGGCGCAGCTCGGTCAGCGGGGTGAAGGAGGTCCAGCGCTTGGCGGCGGACAGGACCAGTTTGAGATGGAGAGGACAGCCGGTCTTCTCGAAGCTCTTCAGCACGGCGGCGTTTTGCTCGGGGGTCAACATTCTGTGAGATGCTCGCAGGTAAGACTCCATGATGTGCTCACCTTCATCACGGGACAATCGCTCCACCTCAAAGAAAGTCTCCACAGTGTCCAGCTTCAGCCGCATATTGGCGAAGGCCTCGCTGGTGGTGTCCATGGAGACCACCAGGTACACATTGGGTGGGATGTCAGCAGGCAGCCAGCGCAGTTTGTGAGCATGATTCTGGTCAGAGAGATGATCCAATGAGTCCAGGATGATGAGCAGGGTGTTCCCCTGCTGGGAAACCTCAGTGAGAATGTTCCTGAAAAATCGCAGCAGCTCCAGGTGGGTGCTGGTCGACAGCGGCGAGGGTGGAGCCAGACCACAAGCCAGACACACCTGAATGCAGATGCTGCGGAGGACGAGGTCGACGTCGGGCCTCTGAGGGTGACGAGCCGCTAGCAGCCGGACCACCACCACCGCCCCACCATCCAGAACACTCTGCATCTCCTGTGCCAGTTTGCAGAGCAGAGCCGTCTTCCCCATCCCAGCGGCGCCGTGGACTACTAGCGGGCGGTGGTGCACTTTGGTGGACTCCCACATAGCCAAGCACAGCTTACCCAGAAGACCTTCATGTCCATAGATCCCTTTGCAGAGCTCGGCACTCATGGAGGCCTGCTGCCTCACCTCTTCAACCACACCGTCTGACATGTCCTCTGTCCGTCCCTCAGTAGTCCCCCAGATCTTTCTCCGCCCCCCCTGCACCGATGAATCTACCACTGCTTCGATCCGGGTCTTCATCTGTGAGACGAACTCCTCGCAGATGCTGTCCAGGTACTGAGCGTGCTCTTTGCGCTGCGGGTCGAGGCCTCCTCTGGTGAGCTCCACACAGTGAAGGTTCAGGATCTTCTTCCACGCCGTGTAGAGCCGTGACTTCAGAGCAGCGAGGAGTCCCTGAGCCTCAGCATCCAGTCCATCCACTGCCGCCTCTTTGAACCTCGAAAGACGTTTGGGCCCCTCCTTCACCTTCTGCTTGGGAACTTCTCggatgaagagcagagcagATGATTCGCTGCCCCCCTTCCACAGACCCTGTTCTATCTCCCGCTCTGTGACTGTGGACAAGAAGACACTGAGTTAGCACCCTGAGACAGACGAGGACGAGCAGACTGAACATGGCCGCCTGATCACCTGATGTGAAGAAGAGCTGTTTCTGCTCGGCTGTGATTTCGCCAGCGGCCTCGgcttcagaggcagcagagcgTAGGAGTTTCAACAGCTGACTCTCTGTGAAGCGCCAGGAGAGGACgttgttgttgtgctgcttCCCACTCTCAGGTTTGAGGTCGCTGTAGTAGGGGAAGTGAGCTGCGATTGGCTGAAGGACATATGTGGGAGGGACAGCATTGTTGTCCTTTAGGAACCACTGACTCAGCTGCTTGACGCCTTCAGCATTTTTGGAGAGTTTGGACAAAAGAACTTGAAACTGTTTCTCTGGGATGAGACGAGGAAGAGCGCGGTGTCCATACCGGTTTCCCCAGCAGAGCCTGCGGAACAACAACAAGACGAAGAcgaaacaaaagagaaaatccCCAGTTTAAGCTCACCTCTGCTCGGCTGTTTGGATTAAACCAGGATTAACATGAGAGTCAGTGTGACTCTCAGCAGGCTGAAGCACTCACGAGGAATGCTGGTCCAGCCGAGACCCTCGCACAGCGCTGGACCTCCTGCAGGGAGATTTCACAGGCCTCATGATCTCCAGACGGGACGTTTCGAATTCCCCAGCACAGATCCACAACCTGGACAGCAAGTGACACCACTGATCAGCCGGCCCGTACACCAGTTACATCACACTGAAGGTCACATGATCGGGTTTGTATGTTAGATCTGACCTCGAACACCAAGCCCAGGCTGCGACAGAAGGACAGGACTTCTGGGTACGCTCTCTCCAGCAGGGCTTTCCTCTCGCTGTTCATATCTGAGACAGTTCAACACGTTCACACCAACACACGTCTGATAACCACGGACTGTTTCTACGTTTCTCTACAAAGCTGCAAATATCAAAACAGAAATCCACCATGAGGCAGATTCATGTGCTTCCTTTAAGGTTGAGCCACCAGGGGTCTGATGGC containing:
- the LOC114434664 gene encoding LOW QUALITY PROTEIN: NACHT domain- and WD repeat-containing protein 1 (The sequence of the model RefSeq protein was modified relative to this genomic sequence to represent the inferred CDS: inserted 2 bases in 1 codon; substituted 1 base at 1 genomic stop codon), whose product is MADGPAAAGGGSSMEDILRGQADGAPRTRSSMIRVFISSTFTDMNSERKALLERAYPEVLSFCRSLGLVFEVVDLCWGIRNVPSGDHEACEISLQEVQRCARVSAGPAFLGLCWGNRYGHRALPRLIPEKQFQVLLSKLSKNAEGVKQLSQWFLKDNNAVPPTYVLQPIAAHFPYYSDLKPESGKQHNNNVLSWRFTESQLLKLLRSAASEAEAAGEITAEQKQLFFTSGDQAXPCSVCSSSSVSGCXLSVFLSTVTEREIEQGLWKGGSESSALLFIREVPKQKVKEGPKRLSRFKEAAVDGLDAEAQGLLAALKSRLYTAWKKILNLHCVELTRGGLDPQRKEHAQYLDSICEEFVSQMKTRIEAVVDSSVQGGRRKIWGTTEGRTEDMSDGVVEEVRQQASMSAELCKGIYGHEGLLGKLCLAMWESTKVHHRPLVVHGAAGMGKTALLCKLAQEMQSVLDGGAVVVVRLLAARHPQRPDVDLVLRSICIQVCLACGLAPPSPLSTSTHLELLRFFRNILTEVSQQGNTLLIILDSLDHLSDQNHAHKLRWLPADIPPNVYLVVSMDTTSEAFANMRLKLDTVETFFEVERLSRDEGEHIMESYLRASHRMLTPEQNAAVLKSFEKTGCPLHLKLVLSAAKRWTSFTPLTELRLGATAQEMMSQLFMMLEEKHGKELVGGALGYIALAREGLLEAELRDVMSLDDDIVSEVYRYFLPPTPSLIRLPPLLWSRLRRDLDDQLEERWTSGVTAIAFNNRRLYEAVSARYLTSQRRGRSFRILAEYFLGRWSGRLKPGSLPGLTLLLSDRKVPPQPLWFAPGLANIRKLHELPYHLLHAGLWEELQQEVIGSAEWLYCKSRVCGVSSVIQDLDQCTRYMDCTETGLIRDALILMKPTLDFLDGHMDVSLFYTELLARLFSLAAAFPAVIGRLCSQCEEWLQEECTEPILIPKSSFLRPPGGALQHTLMAPQGGVTCVDISRVVKLLVAGSDNGAVAVWSLTDRQLIHTLLGHTAAILSVKVIDSSAHCLSLAADGSLRRWSLMNGQQLLCIEEAVPADSTPSSVHLHLSEQLLFVYSQTQLKVWQLDGAELRLSSSEDEASQVLGVLGESVVSLTDSGLLRVSHPVQGVQTVTSQDSSVRRLIPVISVTLQKHGKVLVVSKQGFLHQISSSGKHTAVGFPLLPSFLSVTEDEKILLAGTEETVSLFNVLRNTVDRFLDLHHDDTVLSACVSSDGRLLASGAADQLIRIWSVTTGALLDTLCGSDAPVGAMLLYDSFLISASTATSSIHMWNLKYDTQHRPISHIPAGSAHVALTKDHDWVFFVRHQSQTEVTSWNSLTGFPSERLDVSAEVSCLEVSQRKRLLLCGLTSGTVLIYPLALPLETLCIPPPESLCRVLCLAVSSQEKHLAVAYEDSVCLYEITSRDSFPMVDGPLERFSLSLLHAPLSSMALVKDCWLLYGTSCGEVKLHDFRGGGSSDLEPHRSRVTCVTASNSGTHALVGSEDAVQRLWALDPLSLDHTMEYKGFFFEGVLSAAFSESDQFVFTGSQDRTVKVWDVPSGNLLYVQYVYSPVVRMVTSGSGFVALSQQGYVIKAQFRCPDHVSPDYNPLRNVKAQYRVTSREKNRDGQHSSASDPQDFSPGQFNLMSMLRAKPSPTCVML
- the pdzk1ip1 gene encoding small integral membrane protein 24, with the protein product MENLSALTSCLLLAVGVVMAQSALPQTSERLLPQWLTGLIAVSGFLFLAFVSFLVKKAWCEQSSRRRSSVEVAVSTTNQMDLDPIRRKNSKESARDMSNTYETSVDVLWSKDNMSAYSNLAADTAEDRATAM